GAGGAGCGGCTCGAGCGCGCAGAACGGCTCCTGGCGGGTGGCGCGTCGGCGCCCGCGCGCGAGGAAGCCGAGGCCCTCCTCGCGGAGCGACCGGGCGCCGAGTTGGCGCTGAGAGCGCTCGGAGTGCTGGCGGAGAGCCTGAGGCGCTCGGGCCGCTATCGCCAGGCGGCCGCAGCGGTGGACCGTTCGCTGGCGCTGGCGCCGGCGCCGCGCCGTCCTCTGCTGCTCCTCGAACTCGGGCGGCTTCAGTACCGGGCCGGGGCGTACGAAGCAGCCCTCGGCAGCCTGGGCCGGCTGATCCAGCAGTTTCCCAAAGAGCGCGAGGTCGCCCGGGCACTGGTGCTCAAAGGCCGTGTCCTCGAAGATGCGGGACGGGTAAACGAGGCCGTCGGCGCGTACCGGCGCGCGACGGGCGAGTTCCCCGATCACGAGGCCGCGGCTCTGGCATTCTGGCGCCTCGGTTGGATCGCCTATCTCCGCGGCGACCTCGCGGGGGCCGCGCGCGAGTTCGGGGAGGTCGCCGAGCTTCCCGCGGGTCGCGCCTATCGCCGCCAATCGGCGTACTGGGCGGGGCGGTGTCGCGAGGCGCTGGGCGAGCCCGACGCGGCGCAGCGCTTCTTCCGGCGCCTGCTCGCCGAGGCCCCCCGGAGCTATTACGGAATCCTCGCCTCGCGGCGCGTGCGGGGCGCCGGCGAGGCTCCTGGCGGGTCGCTCCCGCTCCGGCTCCCCTCTGATCCGCTCGCTCCTCTGGCGGCGGAGCTCCGGTTCGCGAAGGTGGAAGCCCTTCGGGCCGTGGGGCTCGTCCACCACGCCAGCGCCGAGCTCGAGGAGATCTCGGCGAGCGCCGGCTCCGACCCGCTCAAGCTCTACGGCCTCTCCGCCCTCTGGGCGCGCGCTGAGGAGCACCACCTGGCCCTCAGGATCCTGAGGCGGTACTTCGTCGACGTGGCCTGGAGCGGGCATCCCGGCCTGCCGCGCCGGTTCTGGGAGCTGTTCTACCCGATGAGCTGGACGCGGGAGGTGCGGCAGGCCGCGGAGCGGGTGGGGCTCGATGTCTACCTGGTCGCGGCTGTGGTGCGCGAGGAATCCAGCTTCTTCCCGCAGGCCCGCTCGCGGGCTGGCGCGCGCGGGTTGATGCAGCTCATGCCCCACACGGCCCGCCCCCTGGCCCTCCGCCGCGGGCTGGCCTTCGGCAACGGCGATCTCCTCGACGACCCGCGCCTCAACCTGGAGCTCGGGGCCGAGGTTCTCGCCGGGCTCCTCAAGGAGTTCGGCGACCCGCGTCTGGCCCTGGCCGCCTACAACGCGGGGCCCCTGCGCGCGCGCGAATGGTGGAGAGCGC
This Candidatus Rokuibacteriota bacterium DNA region includes the following protein-coding sequences:
- a CDS encoding transglycosylase SLT domain-containing protein yields the protein MRRGGAVLVLLLGGWLGAAGAGSPALTPEERARFSTTVEALRTGDWPTAVAGFRMVSERASVLTDYARFFLAESLSRVGDLAGARKAVESLAVEESDSRLVPDALFRAAHLASQEGDEAGAERFLRRLLSWFPATPEGPLARYLLGLTLEAQGRGLEAAQSFRELWLLAPWTPYGEAAGDRLAALAQAGVVLPAPTQEERLERAERLLAGGASAPAREEAEALLAERPGAELALRALGVLAESLRRSGRYRQAAAAVDRSLALAPAPRRPLLLLELGRLQYRAGAYEAALGSLGRLIQQFPKEREVARALVLKGRVLEDAGRVNEAVGAYRRATGEFPDHEAAALAFWRLGWIAYLRGDLAGAAREFGEVAELPAGRAYRRQSAYWAGRCREALGEPDAAQRFFRRLLAEAPRSYYGILASRRVRGAGEAPGGSLPLRLPSDPLAPLAAELRFAKVEALRAVGLVHHASAELEEISASAGSDPLKLYGLSALWARAEEHHLALRILRRYFVDVAWSGHPGLPRRFWELFYPMSWTREVRQAAERVGLDVYLVAAVVREESSFFPQARSRAGARGLMQLMPHTARPLALRRGLAFGNGDLLDDPRLNLELGAEVLAGLLKEFGDPRLALAAYNAGPLRAREWWRARRSDDLEAFVEQIPFEETRAFVKRVLVSWEEYRRIYGGS